A portion of the Gossypium arboreum isolate Shixiya-1 chromosome 8, ASM2569848v2, whole genome shotgun sequence genome contains these proteins:
- the LOC108467588 gene encoding uncharacterized protein LOC108467588 gives MRLRLSNGTFSTTALTLGGRRRWPLRRKLLRNQKGLPRKPRGVSMWQGSLRNAKKIANNLILTLKNNLVVVDCWHAYLPGLVNVAELMGTYWKVKNWSSI, from the exons ATGCGGCTCCGTTTAAGCAATGGTACCTTCAGCACTACGGCATTGACATTGGGAGGAAGAAGAAGATGGCCTCTAAGAAGGAAGCTACTGAG GAACCAGAAGGGGCTGCCGAGGAAACCAAGAGGAGTAAGCATGTGGCAAGGAAGCTTGAGAAACGCCAAAAAGATCGCAAATAACTTGATCCTCACGTTGAAGAACAATTTGGTGGTGGTAGATTGTTGGCATGCATATCTTCCAGGCCTGGTCAATGTGGCAGAGCTGATGG gtACATATTGGAAGGTAAAGAATTGGAGTTCTATATGA